A section of the Telopea speciosissima isolate NSW1024214 ecotype Mountain lineage chromosome 3, Tspe_v1, whole genome shotgun sequence genome encodes:
- the LOC122655433 gene encoding uncharacterized protein LOC122655433, whose product MSVKKATPPTPFQLLEINVISAQDLAPGTRNMRTYAVAWVHPGRKLSTRVDSHGHANPTWNDKFVFRVDEQFLNSDTSAVMIEIYALRCFRDVRVGTVRVLVGNLVPPSVRSGGTTHHIGMRFVALQVRRPSGRPQGILNIGVAVLDSSMRSMPLYTHVSASAVGYRDLMGEEAHTPHHSNHPPPKIQLRRTRSERSEACNDTVSQKTGSIVNGSDIGIGRRSSVGGGIPPLKFITAATPNGSTYADSEIGPAPSVVAAGLAVEDFFQANEIGSSILEGWSVEEGSIEGLRSKLDRWRTELPPIYDRGYGTYRTPRRHTRRHTDGEIGGGLFSCFGSSYGCECTFFCGPGSRKKKLGNREKYPQSPSESLVLSKPSRLL is encoded by the coding sequence ATGTCTGTAAAGAAGGCAACGCCGCCGACTCCCTTCCAGCTCCTTGAGATCAATGTAATATCGGCACAAGATCTCGCCCCTGGGACCCGTAACATGCGTACCTACGCCGTCGCATGGGTTCACCCAGGTCGCAAGCTCTCCACCCGTGTTGATAGCCATGGCCACGCAAACCCAACCTGGAACGACAAGTTTGTCTTCCGCGTCGACGAACAGTTTCTCAATTCCGATACCTCCGCCGTCATGATTGAGATCTATGCCCTTCGCTGCTTCCGCGACGTACGCGTTGGCACCGTTCGAGTCCTCGTCGGTAACCTGGTCCCACCTTCTGTTCGATCTGGTGGGACCACCCACCATATCGGAATGCGATTCGTGGCCCTTCAGGTCCGACGCCCATCGGGCCGTCCACAAGGAATCCTCAATATCGGAGTTGCCGTACTTGATAGCTCCATGCGTAGTATGCCACTCTACACCCATGTCTCCGCCTCCGCCGTCGGATACCGAGATCTCATGGGTGAAGAAGCCCATACCCCTCACCACAGCAACCATCCACCACCCAAGATCCAGCTCCGCCGCACTAGGAGCGAACGCTCCGAGGCCTGCAACGACACCGTGTCGCAGAAAACTGGCTCCATCGTTAACGGTTCGGATATAGGAATCGGCCGACGTAGTAGCGTTGGAGGAGGAATACCACCGCTAAAATTTATCACGGCGGCCACCCCCAATGGTTCCACGTACGCAGATTCGGAGATCGGACCAGCGCCGTCAGTAGTGGCGGCGGGACTGGCGGTGGAGGACTTCTTTCAGGCGAACGAGATAGGGAGTTCAATACTGGAGGGTTGGAGCGTGGAAGAAGGAAGCATTGAGGGGCTTAGATCGAAACTGGATAGGTGGCGAACGGAACTTCCACCAATTTACGATCGTGGGTACGGGACTTACCGGACACCTCGCCGGCATACTCGCAGACACACCGACGGCGAAATTGGGGGAGGATTGTTCTCGTGCTTTGGTAGCTCATATGGGTGTGAATGTACCTTCTTCTGTGGGCCCggatcaaggaagaagaagcttgGAAATCGGGAGAAGTATCCACAAAGCCCTTCTGAATCTCTGGTGCTATCTAAACCCAGTCGTCTCTTATAA
- the LOC122655434 gene encoding uncharacterized protein LOC122655434, translating into MGGETTNSRKQHVRNVLQAEATIKKRRTDYHITFTDENLANIQSPHDDAMVIKMVIANCTVGRILVNNGSSVDILYYDAFEKMLLKPEMLKRVESPLYGFNGAPIQVEGSIELLVTVGIEPKLSMVMMNFLVVKVNSTHNGILGRPGHNTLQAVVSTPHLVIKFPTDHGVGECRGSQAAARRCYKGYLRTKGKEPQMHLIHLDDNRDIGEQERNTPAEELIPVEIVQGDATCTIQIGAGLNGERKSALINFLRINADVFAWCTADMPGIDRKIAEHRLSVYPTTKPMFQKKRTFALEQQEKVIEEVTKLLDAGFIEEAIYPEWLSNVVMVPKPNGKWRMCIDFTDLNKACPKDYYPLPRINLLIDATAGHEMISFMDAYSGYNQIRMYEPDILKTSFIAGRDTYCYIRMPFGLKNAGASYQRLINYLFRHQIGHNVEVYVDDMLVKSLKSQDHIADLNEAFQVLRESKMRLNPAKCAFGVISGKFLGFMVSRRGIEANPSKIKAILEMHRPRRVKELQELMGRIAALGRFISTLGDRCLPFFKALKNRAKERKTKGPKLTFEWTEECQTAFTELKRYMAQLPLLTKPEPGDTLQLYSAITIVAISAILVRGDGRIQKPIYYVSKVLLDAETRYSSVEKYSYALIMVARKLRPYFQAYTIEVITNQPLKKIPTKPDHLGRLVAWCVELGEFDIHYKPRTAIKAQTLVDFVVECTLPEEEIPSTADPKEIIEEWTLYVDGSSSAQGCGASLILTSPRGFLVQYALRFEFQITNNGAEYEALIAGLKLAQSLMVKHITVHSDSQLIVNQVKGEYEAKESRMAQYLRRVQDLITSFNHFEILQVPQTQNASADAFSKLATSNFQDLSRTVYLDVLSTPSIEQSEEVLPIEVEPCWMDLLVNYLQEGILPTDKEEAKKVRIRDARYTMIGGTLYKKAFAMPYLKCLRPSEVEYVLREIHTGICGQHLRGIALAHKVIRHGYFWPYLCKEAPSFVRKCLKCQKFAPITRQPATELTSISSPLPFVQ; encoded by the coding sequence ATGGGAGGAGAAACCACAAACTCCCGAAAGCAGCACGTTCGGAATGTACTTCAAGCCGAGGCCACAATTAAAAAGAGGAGAACTGATTATCACATAACCTTCACCGATGAAAATTTGGCAAACATACAATCTCCCCATGATGACGCCATGGTGATCAAGATGGTCATCGCTAACTGCACGGTAGGAAGGATCTTGGTAAACAATGGGAGTTCAGTGGACATCCTGTACTATGATGCATTTGAAAAGATGCTCCTAAAACCCGAGATGCTAAAAAGAGTGGAGTCGCCCCTATACGGCTTCAATGGGGCCCCGATACAGGTGGAAGGATCGATCGAGTTGCTGGTTACCGTAGGGATAGAACCCAAACTCTCTATGGTGATGATGAACTTCCTGGTGGTAAAGGTGAATTCCACGCACAATGGAATATTGGGACGGCCAGGGCACAATACACTGCAGGCGGTGGTTTCAACCCCACACCTAGTCATAAAATTCCCAACTGACCATGGGGTGGGGGAGTGCCGAGGAAGCCAGGCGGCAGCCCGTCGCTGCTATAAAGGATACCTAAGAACCAAAGGGAAGGAGCCACAGATGCATCTGATCCACCTGGATGACAACCGAGATATTGGGGAGCAGGAAAGAAATACGCCAGCCGAGGAGTTGATCCCTGTGGAAATAGTGCAGGGAGATGCCACGTGCACCATCCAGATAGGCGCAGGCCTGAATGGCGAAAGAAAATCCGCCCTCATAAACTTCTTGAGGATAAATGCTGACGTGTTTGCCTGGTGCACTGCTGACATGCCCGGGATAGACAGGAAGATAGCTGAACACAGGCTCAGTGTATACCCTACTACTAAGCCAATGTTCCAGAAGAAAAGAACCTTTGCTCTCGAGCAACAAGAAAAGGTGATCGAGGAAGTAACCAAGCTGCTTGACGCCGGTTTCATCGAGGAGGCTATCTATCCAGAATGGCTTTCTAATGTGGTAATGGTGCCTAAGCCAAATGGCAAGTGGCGAATGTGTATTGACTTTACAGATTTGAATAAAGCCTgtcctaaagactactaccccTTGCCTCGTATTAATTTGTTGATAGACGCAACGGCAGGCCATGAAATGATttctttcatggatgcctactcagggtataatcagatcaggATGTATGAACCTgatattttgaaaacctcttttATCGCGGGGAGGGATACATACTGTTATATTCGCATGCCTTTCGGATTAAAGAATGCCGGAGCTTCCTACCAGCGCTTGATAAATTACCTTTTCAGGCACCAAATAGGCCACAACGTggaagtttatgtagatgatatgctggtAAAAAGCTTGAAATCACAAGATCACATTGCAGATTTGAATGAGGCATTTCAAGTTTTAAGAGAAAGCAAGATGAGATTGAACCCGGCCAAGTGCGCCTTCGGGGTTATTTCAGGAAAGTTTCTCGGTTTCATGGTCTCAAGAAGAGGGATAGAGGCAAACCCATCAAAGATCAAGGCTATACTAGAGATGCATAGGCCTAGACGGGTTAAAGAATTACAAGAACTCATGGGAAGAATAGCCGCTCTCGGAAGATTTATCTCGACTTTGGGAGACCGATGCTTGCCTTTCTTCAAGGCTCTCAAGAACCGAGCAAAGGAACGGAAAACCAAAGGGCCCAAGCTCACCTTTGAATGGACCGAAGAATGTCAGACGGCCTTCACCGAGTTAAAAAGATATATGGCACAGCTACCTCTCTTGACAAAGCCAGAACCAGGAGACACCTTGCAGCTATACTCTGCCATCACTATTGTTGCAATCAGCGCTATATTAGTCCGAGGAGATGGACGGATTCAAAAGCCAATATATTATGTCAGTAAGGTACTCCTAGACGCCGAGACCAGGTATAGCAGTGTAGAGAAATACTCCTATGCGTTGATTATGGTAGCACGAAAGTTAAGGCCCTATTTTCAAGCCTACACCATTGAAGTAATCACCAACCAACCTTTGAAGAAGATACCAACCAAACCCGACCACTTAGGAAGACTAGTAGCGTGGTGCGTGGAGTTGGGGGAATTCGACATCCATTACAAGCCCCGAACTGCCATAAAAGCTCAGACCTTAGTGGATTTTGTGGTAGAATGTACACTTCCTGAAGAAGAAATCCCTTCCACCGCGGACCCTAAAGAGATAATAGAAGAATGGACACTGTACGTGGATGGTTCATCTAGCGCCCAAGGGTGTGGGGCAAGTCTGATATTAACAAGCCCTAGAGGGTTCCTTGTGCAGTACGCGCTGAGGTTTGAATTCCAGATAACCAATAACGGGGCTGAATATGAGGCCCTGATTGCAGGGTTGAAACTGGCACAAAGTCTGATGGTAAAACATATTACCGTCCACAGTGATTCACAACTGATAGTTAATCAGGTTAAAGGGGAGTATGAGGCCAAAGAATCTCGGATGGCCCAATACCTGAGAAGAGTACAGGACCTGATCACAAGTTTCAACCATTTTGAGATACTTCAGGTACCTCAGACGCAGAATGCCTCCGCAGATGCCTTCTCTAAGTTGGCAACTTCAAATTTTCAAGACCTGAGTAGAACAGTGTACCTCGATGTGCTCAGTACTCCGAGCATAGAACAATCCGAGGAAGTATTGCCAATCGAAGTGGAACCTTGCTGGATGGACCTTTTAGTCAACTACCTCCAAGAGGGCATACTGCCCACCGataaagaagaagcaaagaaggtCAGAATCAGGGATGCCCGATATACAATGATAGGGGGAACACTATATAAAAAGGCATTTGCAATGCCTTATCTGAAATGTCTCCGACCATCTGAAGTAGAGTATGTACTCCGGGAGATACACACAGGCATTTGTGGACAACACTTGCGGGGCATAGCATTGGCCCATAAAGTCATTAGACATGGatacttttggccatatctcTGCAAAGAAGCACCGAGTTTTGTCCGCAAATGCCTAAAATGTCAGAAGTTTGCACCCATCACTCGTCAACCTGCAACCGAACTCACTTCAATCTCCAGTCCGTTGCCCTTTGTCCAATAG